A genomic region of Miscanthus floridulus cultivar M001 chromosome 3, ASM1932011v1, whole genome shotgun sequence contains the following coding sequences:
- the LOC136544644 gene encoding uncharacterized protein produces MGRSRTRGGKAASASVAGDSGLKRKAASASVAGDSGLKRKATSASEAGDSGLEGKAASAAEAGDSGLKGKQASASETGGSGLKGKQESASEDRKILKLKKEEDRKIQMLKSEEGKILKLKKEAMAANEEMSEATREELAPYMPVVRADEPAGKKKTKKVLVKKLVAQEEIDFLLAMPCPIKANQMSEEQLAEHPKRFQDWYHEEMNIAKKLRDYHQALIDQYSKYGYAVDESETEVTDDEDEDGGN; encoded by the coding sequence ATGGGGCGGTCACGGACCCGTGGCGGTAAGGCGGCGAGCGCGTCGGTGGCCGGCGACTCTGGCCTCAAGAGGAAGGCGGCGAGCGCGTCGGTGGCCGGCGACTCTGGCCTCAAGAGGAAGGCGACGAGCGCGTCGGAGGCCGGTGACTCTGGCCTCGAGGGGAAGGCGGCGAGCGCGGCGGAGGCCGGTGACTCTGGCCTGAAGGGGAAACAGGCGAGCGCGTCGGAGACCGGTGGCTCTGGCCTCAAGGGGAAACAGGAGAGCGCGTCGGAGGATCGTAAGATCCTGAAgctcaagaaggaggaagatcgTAAGATCCAGATGCTCAAGTCGGAGGAGGGTAAGATCCTGAAGCTCAAGAAGGAGGCTATGGCCGCGAACGAGGAGATGAGCGAGGCCACAAGGGAGGAGCTTGCCCCTTACATGCCTGTGGTTAGGGCGGACGAGCCGGCTGGGAAGAAGAAGACGAAAAAGGTGCTGGTCAAGAAGTTGGTGGCACAGGAGGAGATCGACTTTCTGTTGGCAATGCCCTGCCCGATTAAAGCTAACCAGATGAGTGAAGAACAGCTGGCCGAGCATCCCAAGAGATTCCAAGACTGGTACCACGAAGAAATGAATATCGCTAAGAAACTGCGTGACTACCATCAGGCCCTCATTGACCAGTACTCAAAATATGGCTATGCGGTGGACGAATCTGAGACTGAGGTCACTGACGACGAAGACGAAGATGGCGGCAACTAG